One Ahaetulla prasina isolate Xishuangbanna chromosome 1, ASM2864084v1, whole genome shotgun sequence DNA window includes the following coding sequences:
- the TBR1 gene encoding T-box brain protein 1 codes for MQLEHCLSPPSMMLSKKFLHVSAGGGGAYPPAAGGSELVLHEHLHPHPHHHPAAAAAALLSASADNLERSSPLKKLARGGMTNQAEADNFPDSKDPPGDAQQPPPPQQQQQQQQQQQRAKLSPVVLDGGGGQEQLRPTFDGAAAAAAAAAAAAAAAAAAAADRYLLSTPASSGQPPAAASASPAAAATMFPYPGQHNHAAAFSLASPSRYMAHHPVIANGAYNSLLSNSAAPQGYPAAGYPYPQQYGHSYQGSPFYQFPSAQAGLVPGKAQVYLCNRPLWLKFHRHQTEMIITKQGRRMFPFLSFNISGLDPTAHYNIFVDVILADPNHWRFQGGKWVPCGKADTNVQGNRVYMHPDSPNTGAHWMRQEISFGKLKLTNNKGASNNNGQMVVLQSLHKYQPRLHVVEVNEDGTEDTSQPGRVQTFTFPETQFIAVTAYQNTDITQLKIDHNPFAKGFRDNYDTIYTGCDMDRLTPSPNDSPRSQIVPGARYAMAAAAAGSFLQDQFVSNYAKSRGFHHHHHPGAGAGGGVGPGGPVPDRGVPHPNGLLSPQQAEEPAAPSPQRWFVTPANNRLDFAAASAYDPAGDLAGNAATLLSYAAAGVKALPLQAAGCTARPLGYYPDPSGWGARSPPQYCAKSLSCWPNSSGARAGGNPYLPAGAGGGEEPDSLAPPERSPLVAPPPPPSAAGPPAEDSKPPKDLSDSSWIETPSSIKSIDSTDSGIYEQAKRRRLSPVGTPASESSSPLKSEPALAPRDCDKTCAKDIGYYGFYSHS; via the exons ATGCAGCTGGAGCATTGTCTGTCGCCTCCGTCGATGATGCTCTCCAAGAAATTTCTCCATGTGAGcgctggcggcggcggcgcttaCCCGCCTGCAGCGGGCGGATCCGAGCTTGTCTTGCACGAGCACCTCCACCCGCACCCCCATCACCATccggctgccgccgccgccgccctcctTTCGGCGAGCGCTGACAACCTGGAGAGAAGTTCACCTCTGAAAAAACTCGCCAGGGGGGGGATGACGAATCAGGCCGAGGCAGACAATTTCCCTGACTCCAAAGACCCGCCAGGGGACgcccagcagccgccgccgcctcagcagcagcagcagcagcagcaacaacagcagcGCGCCAAACTCTCGCCTGTCGTCTTggacggcggcggcggccagGAGCAGCTCCGTCCAACCTTCGAtggagcggcggcggcagcggcagcggcagcagcagcagcagcggcggcggccgcAGCCGCGGCGGATCGATACCTGCTCTCCACGCCAGCTTCCTCCGGCCAGCCTCCGGCCGCTGCCTCGGCTTCCCCGGCCGCCGCCGCTACCATGTTCCCCTACCCGGGTCAGCACAACCACGCGGCTGCCTTCTCGCTCGCCAGCCCCAGCCGCTATATGGCGCACCACCCGGTCATCGCCAACGGAGCATACAACAGCCTGCTCTCCAACTCCGCGGCGCCTCAAGGCTATCCGGCTGCCGGCTACCCTTACCCGCAGCAGTACGGCCATTCCTACCAAGGCTCGCCCTTCTATCAGTTCCCCTCTGCCCAGGCCGGCCTCGTCCCCGGCAAAGCACAGGTCTACCTATGCAACAGGCCGCTCTGGCTGAAGTTCCACCGGCATCAGACTGAGATGATCATTACCAAGCAAGGCAG gcGAATGTTCCCTTTCTTAAGTTTTAATATTTCGGGTCTGGATCCCACGGCTCACTACAATATTTTTGTGGATGTCATCCTGGCGGACCCAAACCACTGGCGGTTCCAAGGCGGCAAATGGGTGCCTTGTGGCAAAGCGGACACCAACGTGCAAG GAAACCGTGTCTATATGCACCCGGACTCGCCCAACACAGGAGCCCATTGGATGCGCCAAGAAATCTCCTTCGGGAAACTGAAATTGACCAACAACAAAGGGGCATCCAACAACAATGGGCAG ATGGTGGTCCTGCAGTCCCTCCACAAATATCAGCCTCGCTTGCACGTGGTGGAGGTGAACGAAGACGGCACCGAAGACACCAGCCAGCCGGGTCGGGTTCAGACCTTCACTTTCCCGGAGACACAGTTCATCGCCGTCACTGCCTACCAAAACACCGAT ATCACACAGCTGAAGATCGATCACAACCCCTTCGCAAAAGGCTTCCGAGACAACTACGACAC GATCTACACGGGCTGCGACATGGACCGCTTGACCCCCTCGCCCAATGACTCTCCCCGCTCTCAGATCGTGCCGGGGGCCCGTTATGCGATGGCGGCCGCCGCGGCGGGCTCCTTCCTGCAGGACCAGTTCGTCAGCAACTACGCCAAATCCCGCggcttccaccaccaccaccacccgggaGCGGGCGCCGGAGGCGGCGTGGGACCCGGGGGCCCCGTGCCGGATCGAGGCGTGCCTCACCCTAACGGGTTGCTGTCTCCACAGCAAGCCGAAGAACCCGCCGCGCCTTCGCCCCAGCGCTGGTTCGTCACGCCCGCCAACAATAGGCTGGACTTCGCGGCCGCCTCGGCCTACGACCCCGCCGGAGATTTGGCGGGAAACGCCGCCACGCTATTATCTTATGCCGCCGCCGGCGTCAAGGCTCTCCCGTTGCAGGCGGCCGGCTGCACCGCTCGCCCGCTCGGCTACTACCCGGACCCCTCGGGCTGGGGGGCGCGCAGCCCGCCCCAGTATTGCGCCAAATCCTTGTCGTGCTGGCCTAACAGCAGCGGTGCCCGCGCTGGAGGAAACCCCTATTTGCCCGCCGGGGCTGGCGGCGGGGAGGAACCCGACAGCTTGGCGCCCCCTGAGCGCTCCCCTTtggtggcgccgccgccgccgccgtccgcTGCCGGGCCGCCCGCCGAGGACTCTAAGCCCCCGAAGGACTTGTCCGACTCCAGCTGGATCGAGACCCCCTCGTCCATCAAGTCCATCGATTCCACCGACTCTGGGATTTACGAGCAGGCCAAGCGCCGGCGGCTTTCTCCGGTGGGCACCCCGGCCTCCGAGAGCTCTTCGCCCCTCAAGAGCGAGCCTGCCTTGGCTCCCAGGGACTGCGACAAGACCTGCGCCAAGGACATCGGCTATTACGGCTTCTACTCGCACAGCTAG